The following coding sequences are from one Malaciobacter pacificus window:
- a CDS encoding replication endonuclease — translation MYGIDIDDREYIDKKLAKQKKFLKEFVIDFGGKQIDMLDNTYSANINPKKYFSEINNRVNSIHKFGRDNGLMAVFITITAPSKYHPRKTINKKKNITVENPNYEYKNNFEKGVKDAAYKLSDLWHKFTSLQVIRRLKKTTGNGLIYFKVYEPHKSGVPHIHAMVYIPKDWILKVKKEFFAYFKKHNIIQLKFKYTWYQDKGGAVAYMMKYITKTFKNAETDIMDDSAYWYIKHRIIRFSSSRSLAPLCVYRKIRYFFKDIREDDYLYISDLLSENIIQRLFKDQVIEYKTYDYDNDDFIELNLYNKQHIPELSAKKYITAYFDKNGKKKYREISTCFKSRIKLSYKKREQKRVIPIIIDGIEYGTRDNKLVKKIIPVTHFKDLALISYFNKIDKNIDSVDLKHYGLVKNEMIKRDLLDDELIKINSYDTNFGNNCNVVKGVSPKHINFIVSDDIIGSTPFMVPNIGNSFF, via the coding sequence ATGTATGGAATAGATATAGATGATAGAGAATATATTGATAAAAAATTAGCAAAACAAAAAAAGTTTTTAAAAGAGTTTGTTATTGATTTTGGAGGTAAACAAATTGATATGTTAGATAATACATATAGTGCTAATATTAATCCAAAAAAATATTTTAGTGAGATTAACAATAGAGTTAATTCTATTCATAAATTTGGTAGAGACAATGGACTCATGGCTGTTTTCATTACTATAACAGCTCCTTCGAAATATCATCCAAGAAAAACAATTAATAAAAAGAAAAATATTACAGTAGAGAATCCTAACTATGAATATAAAAACAATTTTGAAAAAGGTGTGAAAGATGCAGCTTATAAATTAAGTGATCTTTGGCACAAATTTACTTCTTTGCAAGTTATTAGAAGATTAAAAAAAACAACTGGAAATGGATTAATTTATTTTAAAGTATATGAGCCCCATAAATCAGGTGTACCACATATTCATGCAATGGTATATATACCAAAAGATTGGATATTAAAAGTAAAAAAAGAATTTTTTGCATATTTTAAAAAGCACAACATTATTCAGTTAAAATTTAAATATACCTGGTATCAAGATAAGGGTGGGGCGGTTGCTTATATGATGAAGTACATTACTAAAACTTTTAAAAATGCAGAGACTGATATTATGGATGATTCAGCTTATTGGTATATTAAACATAGAATTATAAGATTTAGTAGTTCCAGGTCATTAGCTCCTCTTTGTGTTTACAGAAAAATCAGATATTTTTTTAAAGATATTAGAGAAGATGATTATCTTTATATTAGTGATCTATTATCTGAAAATATCATTCAAAGACTTTTTAAAGATCAAGTCATAGAATATAAAACCTATGATTATGACAATGATGATTTTATAGAATTGAATCTTTACAATAAGCAACATATACCTGAGTTATCAGCGAAAAAATATATAACTGCATATTTTGATAAAAATGGTAAAAAAAAGTATAGAGAAATATCAACTTGTTTTAAATCTAGAATAAAATTAAGTTATAAAAAAAGAGAACAAAAAAGAGTAATACCAATTATTATAGATGGTATTGAGTATGGAACTAGAGATAATAAGTTAGTTAAAAAGATTATACCAGTTACACATTTCAAAGATTTAGCACTAATTAGTTATTTTAACAAAATAGATAAAAATATCGATAGTGTAGATTTAAAGCATTATGGATTAGTTAAAAACGAAATGATAAAAAGAGATTTACTAGATGATGAATTAATTAAAATTAATAGTTATGATACTAATTTTGGGAACAACTGTAACGTAGTGAAAGGCGTTAGCCCGAAACACATCAATTTTATAGTTTCAGACGATATTATCGGCTCTACACCTTTTATGGTACCCAATATTGGGAATAGTTTTTTTTAA